From a region of the Penaeus vannamei isolate JL-2024 chromosome 2, ASM4276789v1, whole genome shotgun sequence genome:
- the LOC113804780 gene encoding uncharacterized protein isoform X2: protein MPLFLASSVQGEETWQRRRPGPPREAPPSPSSRQVSKWTNGMKTRRKTHEVDPKRKGDRNMAPRPEGSPVSTPRTRSPVKGVRTGGVTCSGPDALSMLSMLAEVASVTLHTDPSVTDTAVAAKTKASNSGNRKPSEYEVLTLEQVSNMTDNLLVKLFSDFESNEMWRRFTYTCRMLPAACSQFFQSFGSEHKARAGMKAHLLSHLKSLLDVHTSEQSRQNYILESVPARKRRLCEQESSTTKRRGASVSSRTTKLSATPKTPTRGGENSRSRKAVHMTPEKENDSKRKIGVFSKEHKKMEVATSFLQTDNIKKESKSLQEIPRNETKPKRKLEASRDSRTRAKKIKAVVSEGPLENDDMNNNNNNNNGDVKMEVKSELEEDHPPMQQAVSHDHGYLKASPSLKAEATACRVFTPNEQYSSEDSQQGHHQHLPQVSGIVEESAGISMAGKEVPSREDHSTLLHEHMNQELQGGIMAQDSGSSSTPLPVVGCEVEFTPDQQYKVMRSDLPVVYDHNNPPSNIQTVSRIIERDEYKVRKKPKGRAKFIGQSKVEKEMALKLITEIRSLPVMALDTLECKICHPPRLFTAPSTLLSHYRSHAGIRPYECRICEAVFTRQHSLNYHMLIHTNQTRFTCVDCGRKFRHPSHFKEHRRRHTGESPYECSDCLMRFKTRNTYKRHLRTRHGKLLTTQGAIIILSQEEADRMKKTQGRKPRRPRQPLQIISPEAAAQMEEEQIWTDFEEGEREEEEEEEEEDDEEEEEEEASQLENTHKRKEVLKGNPSNISASGLVSTVGVQQIANGKTGLFIRPKKISVSKSKGKANVEKVKIPDQSAEMKVEIQTNEASFVEEERVEEEVVTEEVSMDDLRTYVFQPPPEHNTLPKVNIRSTWNTINIDLKDLEKATENVVTETIPENESEVAGFENSQIIAQVPEQAMNQVSEECTDFTSDNVLPEEVITICAGEENTGDGIPTAGSQTNGGTQGGKPDWFTVKKPLKCYGRPSYSILEPNSNVFSVGGSTSGANRANPQTSPSGRWVYLVEYIQGQDGRLAKVYRGSASLVNRNNQNVGVEVPASSSSNVMMRAPVNRDNAKVTVMSSTVTSPPPAVCISNSVVKTPGKLVVQAGNGEYGKASSTAGSSTVPSHVLSKPNNQSNHGQDANDRVVINKQVVNNVVVNNHIVKNGSIVSVSCGEHSQMPVSCCPQPVVLAAGPAYSGSSSSEDHLRSQGHQILPTQNLAGKSQDMFATGTKCQEVAHHAVNGNLKDQVFEGHSVDHLVTVDDGVLLENVEIIESMDPGTAVNVTVTGIIESNSIGREELPGEYNKESQMQVPRRAEMSQSSSVSNTSRVKVEEVRHGDSPLVEAGGELMDNFLNQHSANQSECEVSSSPDHRTLAQSSKVLDAPQSSSEQVSSIHGINSIATMSSSALMPAAVQI from the exons ATGCCCCTGTTCCTCGCGTCGTCTGTCCAGGGAGAGGAGACGTGGCAGCGGCGGCGCCCGGGTCCCCCACGCGAGGCGCCACCTTCGCCCAGCAGTCGACAAGTGTCAAAGTGGACAAACGGAATGAAAACGCGTCGGAAAACCCATGAAGTGGACCCGAAGCGGAAAG GAGACAGAAACATGGCTCCTCGTCCCGAAGGTTCCCCGGTGTCAACCCCCCGCACTCGATCTCCCGTCAAAGGGGTGCGTACGGGGGGCGTTACTTGCTCAGGCCCAGATGCCCTCTCAATGCTCAGTATGCTGGCCGAAGTAGCTTCCGTTACACTACACACTGACCCCTCTGTTACCGACACCGCGGTAGCAGCCAAAACCAAG GCCAGTAATTCAGGAAACCGCAAGCCAAGCGAATACGAGGTTCTCACTCTAGAGCAAGTTTCAAACATGACAGACAACCTCCTTGTTAAACTCTTCTCTGACTTCGAGTCCAATGAAATGTGGCGGagatttacatacacatgtagaaTGCTCCCTGCGGCCTGTTCCCAGTTCTTCCAGAGCTTCGGTAGTGAACACAAGGCACGTGCCGGAATGAAAGCTCATCTTTTAAGCCACCTAAAAAGTCTGTTGGACGTGCATACTA GTGAACAGAGTCGTCAGAATTACATTCTGGAGTCTGTCCCAGCACGCAAAAGAAGACTGTGTGAGCAGGAAAGTTCAACCACCAAACGTAGAGGAGCTTCAGTAAGCAGTCGTACTACTAAGCTTTCTGCAACTCCTAAAACACCAACTAGAGGGGGTGAGAATAGCAGATCTCGGAAGGCTGTCCACATGACCCCAGAAAAGGAGAACGACAGCAAGCGGAAGATTGGAGTCTTTAGCAAAGAGCACAAGAAAATGGAGGTGGCTACATCCTTCCTTCAAACAGATAACATTAAAAAGGAGAGCAAGTCCTTGCAAGAGATTCCAAGGAATGAGACAAAGCCAAAGAGAAAACTGGAAGCCTCTCGTGACAGTCGGACACGGGCAAAGAAGATAAAGGCGGTAGTTTCAGAAGGTCCTCTCGAAAATGATgacatgaataacaataacaacaacaataatggtgatgtgaAAATGGAAGTTAAG TCTGAGTTGGAAGAAGACCACCCACCAATGCAGCAGGCGGTGTCTCATGACCACGGATACCTGAAGGCCAGTCCGTCACTAAAGGCAGAAGCCACAGCGTGCAGAGTGTTCACCCCAAATGAGCAGTACAGTTCGGAAGACTCTCAGCAAGGGCATCACCAGCATTTACCTCAG GTGTCTGGCATTGTGGAAGAGAGTGCTGGGATTAGCATGGCTGGTAAAGAAGTTCCCTCTCGTGAAGACCATTCAACCCTGTTACACGAGCACATGAATCAAGAATTGCAGGGAGGCATA ATGGCTCAGGACTCTGGGAGTTCATCAACCCCATTGCCAGTGGTTGGTTGTGAGGTGGAATTCACACCTGATCAGCAGTACAAAGTTATGCGCTCTG ATTTGCCAGTCGTGTATGATCACAATAACCCGCCATCGAATATCCAGACTGTGTCAAGGATCATTGAAAGGGATGAATACAAAGTGCGCAAAAAGCCCAAAGGTCGAGCAAAATTCATCGGTCAGAGTAAG GTTGAAAAGGAAATGGCCTTGAAGCTAATTACAGAGATCAGGTCGTTGCCAGTGATGGCGCTAGACACACTTGAATGTAAGATATGTCACCCACCACGTCTCTTCACTGCCCCGTCCACCCTGTTGTCACACTACCGTAGTCATGCAG GTATCAGACCTTATGAATGCAGAATCTGTGAAGCAGTGTTTACCAGACAGCATTCCCTCAATTACCACATGCTGATTCACACAAATCAGACAAGGTTCACTTGCGTGGATTGTGGGAGAAAATTCCGTCATCCCTCGCACTTCAAGGAGCATCGTAGGCGGCATACTGGAGAATCACCTTACGAGTGCTCCGACTGTTTGATGAG ATTTAAAACCCGAAACACTTACAAACGACACTTGAGGACTCGGCATGGTAAGCTGTTGACGACCCAAGGAGCAATTATCATCCTCTCCCAAGAGGAAGCGGACCGCATGAAGAAGACTCAGGGGCGCAAACCTCGTAGACCGCGGCAGCCACTCCAGATTATTAGTCCAGAGGCAGCTGCACAGATGGAAGAGGAGCAGATATGGACAGATTTTGAAGAGGGAGAacgtgaagaagaggaagaggaggaggaggaagacgacgaggaggaagaggaggaggaagcatctcaattagaaaacacacacaaaaggaaggaAGTTCTTAAAGGAAATCCGTCAAATATATCAGCGTCAGGTTTAGTGTCTACTGTTGGAGTACAACAAATTGCCAATGGCAAAACGGGGCTGTTCATCAGACCCAAAAAAATTAGTGTAAGTAAAAGTAAGGGCAAAGCAAATGTTGAAAAGGTGAAGATTCCAGATCAGTCTGCAGAGATGAAggtagaaatacaaacaaatgaaGCCAGTtttgtggaagaggagagagtcgaGGAAGAAGTTGTAACAGAGGAAGTAAGCATGGATGATTTGCGTACATACGTCTTCCAGCCACCTCCAGAACATAACACTTTGCCGAAAGTGAATATCAGGTCAACTTGGAACACAATAAACATTGATTTAAAGGATCTGGAGAAAGCAACGGAAAATGTTGTAACAGAAACCATTCCTGAAAATGAGAGCGAGGTGGCAGGCTTTGAAAATAGCCAAATAATTGCCCAAGTGCCAGAGCAGGCCATGAACCAGGTCTCAGAGGAGTGCACTGATTTTACAAGTGATAATGTTTTACCAGAAGAAGTAATTACCATTTGTGCTGGAGAAGAAAATACTGGGGATGGTATTCCAACAGCAGGCAGTCAGACCAATGGTGGTACACAAGGAGGTAAGCCAGATTGGTTCACTGTTAAGAAACCATTGAAATGCTATGGTCGACCAAGCTACAGTATTTTAGAACCCAATTCAAATGTATTTTCAGTAGGTGGATCCACTTCTGGCGCAAACAGAGCAAATCCCCAGACCAGTCCCAGTGGCCGTTGGGTATACCTAGTGGAGTACATTCAGGGTCAAGATGGAAGGCTTGCAAAGGTGTACCGGGGAAGTGCATCTCTTGTTAATAGAAATAACCAGAATGTAGGCGTGGAAGTTCCTGCCAGTTCTAGTAGTAATGTGATGATGAGAGCACCTGTAAATAGAGATAATGCAAAAGTTACAGTTATGTCTAGCACTGTTACCAGCCCACCTCCTGCTGTTTGTATATCCAACTCTGTTGTGAAAACACCAGGTAAATTAGTGGTGCAAGCAGGAAACGGAGAGTATGGGAAGGCATCCAGCACTGCTGGTTCCTCCACTGTTCCTTCCCATGTTCTGTCCAAGCCTAATAACCAGAGTAATCATGGACAAGATGCCAATGATAGAGTGGTTATTAATAAGCAGGTTGTGAACAATGTTGTAGTCAACAATCACATTGTAAAGAATGGTAGTATAGTCAGTGTTAGTTGTGGAGAACATAGCCAGATGCCAGTCAGCTGTTGCCCACAGCCAGTTGTTTTAGCAGCAGGACCAGCATACTCAGGTTCAAGCTCAAGTGAAGACCATCTCAGGTCACAGGGTCACCAAATTTTGCCAACTCAGAATCTTGCAGGGAAATCACAAGATATGTTTGCCACAGGGACCAAGTGTCAAGAAGTTGCACATCACGCTGTTAATGGAAACCTAAAAGATCAAGTATTTGAAGGTCACTCAGTTGATCATCTTGTAACAGTTGATGATGGGGTTTTGCTAGAGAATGTCGAAATCATTGAAAGCATGGACCCAGGCACAGCTGTGAATGTAACCGTTACTGGAATAATTGAAAGTAATAGTATTGGTCGAGAAGAGTTGCCAGGGGAATACAATAAAGAATCACAAATGCAGGTACCAAGGAGGGCAGAGATGTCTCAATCATCAAGTGTCTCAAATACTTCGAGAGTTAAAGTGGAAGAAGTTAGGCATGGGGATTCCCCTTTGGTGGAAGCAGGTGGTGAATTGATGGATAATTTCCTGAATCAGCATTCAGCGAATCAGAGTGAGTGTGAGGTATCAAGCTCACCAGATCATAGAACATTGGCACAGTCAAGTAAAGTTTTAGATGCACCTCAGTCTTCATCTGAACAGGTGTCGTCCATTCATGGAATAAACAGTATTGCAACAATGTCTTCATCTGCTCTCATGCCTGCTGCTGTACAAATCTGA
- the LOC113804780 gene encoding uncharacterized protein isoform X1 — protein MPLFLASSVQGEETWQRRRPGPPREAPPSPSSRQVSKWTNGMKTRRKTHEVDPKRKGDRNMAPRPEGSPVSTPRTRSPVKGVRTGGVTCSGPDALSMLSMLAEVASVTLHTDPSVTDTAVAAKTKASNSGNRKPSEYEVLTLEQVSNMTDNLLVKLFSDFESNEMWRRFTYTCRMLPAACSQFFQSFGSEHKARAGMKAHLLSHLKSLLDVHTSEQSRQNYILESVPARKRRLCEQESSTTKRRGASVSSRTTKLSATPKTPTRGGENSRSRKAVHMTPEKENDSKRKIGVFSKEHKKMEVATSFLQTDNIKKESKSLQEIPRNETKPKRKLEASRDSRTRAKKIKAVVSEGPLENDDMNNNNNNNNGDVKMEVKSELEEDHPPMQQAVSHDHGYLKASPSLKAEATACRVFTPNEQYSSEDSQQGHHQHLPQVSGIVEESAGISMAGKEVPSREDHSTLLHEHMNQELQGGIMAQDSGSSSTPLPVVGCEVEFTPDQQYKVMRSADLPVVYDHNNPPSNIQTVSRIIERDEYKVRKKPKGRAKFIGQSKVEKEMALKLITEIRSLPVMALDTLECKICHPPRLFTAPSTLLSHYRSHAGIRPYECRICEAVFTRQHSLNYHMLIHTNQTRFTCVDCGRKFRHPSHFKEHRRRHTGESPYECSDCLMRFKTRNTYKRHLRTRHGKLLTTQGAIIILSQEEADRMKKTQGRKPRRPRQPLQIISPEAAAQMEEEQIWTDFEEGEREEEEEEEEEDDEEEEEEEASQLENTHKRKEVLKGNPSNISASGLVSTVGVQQIANGKTGLFIRPKKISVSKSKGKANVEKVKIPDQSAEMKVEIQTNEASFVEEERVEEEVVTEEVSMDDLRTYVFQPPPEHNTLPKVNIRSTWNTINIDLKDLEKATENVVTETIPENESEVAGFENSQIIAQVPEQAMNQVSEECTDFTSDNVLPEEVITICAGEENTGDGIPTAGSQTNGGTQGGKPDWFTVKKPLKCYGRPSYSILEPNSNVFSVGGSTSGANRANPQTSPSGRWVYLVEYIQGQDGRLAKVYRGSASLVNRNNQNVGVEVPASSSSNVMMRAPVNRDNAKVTVMSSTVTSPPPAVCISNSVVKTPGKLVVQAGNGEYGKASSTAGSSTVPSHVLSKPNNQSNHGQDANDRVVINKQVVNNVVVNNHIVKNGSIVSVSCGEHSQMPVSCCPQPVVLAAGPAYSGSSSSEDHLRSQGHQILPTQNLAGKSQDMFATGTKCQEVAHHAVNGNLKDQVFEGHSVDHLVTVDDGVLLENVEIIESMDPGTAVNVTVTGIIESNSIGREELPGEYNKESQMQVPRRAEMSQSSSVSNTSRVKVEEVRHGDSPLVEAGGELMDNFLNQHSANQSECEVSSSPDHRTLAQSSKVLDAPQSSSEQVSSIHGINSIATMSSSALMPAAVQI, from the exons ATGCCCCTGTTCCTCGCGTCGTCTGTCCAGGGAGAGGAGACGTGGCAGCGGCGGCGCCCGGGTCCCCCACGCGAGGCGCCACCTTCGCCCAGCAGTCGACAAGTGTCAAAGTGGACAAACGGAATGAAAACGCGTCGGAAAACCCATGAAGTGGACCCGAAGCGGAAAG GAGACAGAAACATGGCTCCTCGTCCCGAAGGTTCCCCGGTGTCAACCCCCCGCACTCGATCTCCCGTCAAAGGGGTGCGTACGGGGGGCGTTACTTGCTCAGGCCCAGATGCCCTCTCAATGCTCAGTATGCTGGCCGAAGTAGCTTCCGTTACACTACACACTGACCCCTCTGTTACCGACACCGCGGTAGCAGCCAAAACCAAG GCCAGTAATTCAGGAAACCGCAAGCCAAGCGAATACGAGGTTCTCACTCTAGAGCAAGTTTCAAACATGACAGACAACCTCCTTGTTAAACTCTTCTCTGACTTCGAGTCCAATGAAATGTGGCGGagatttacatacacatgtagaaTGCTCCCTGCGGCCTGTTCCCAGTTCTTCCAGAGCTTCGGTAGTGAACACAAGGCACGTGCCGGAATGAAAGCTCATCTTTTAAGCCACCTAAAAAGTCTGTTGGACGTGCATACTA GTGAACAGAGTCGTCAGAATTACATTCTGGAGTCTGTCCCAGCACGCAAAAGAAGACTGTGTGAGCAGGAAAGTTCAACCACCAAACGTAGAGGAGCTTCAGTAAGCAGTCGTACTACTAAGCTTTCTGCAACTCCTAAAACACCAACTAGAGGGGGTGAGAATAGCAGATCTCGGAAGGCTGTCCACATGACCCCAGAAAAGGAGAACGACAGCAAGCGGAAGATTGGAGTCTTTAGCAAAGAGCACAAGAAAATGGAGGTGGCTACATCCTTCCTTCAAACAGATAACATTAAAAAGGAGAGCAAGTCCTTGCAAGAGATTCCAAGGAATGAGACAAAGCCAAAGAGAAAACTGGAAGCCTCTCGTGACAGTCGGACACGGGCAAAGAAGATAAAGGCGGTAGTTTCAGAAGGTCCTCTCGAAAATGATgacatgaataacaataacaacaacaataatggtgatgtgaAAATGGAAGTTAAG TCTGAGTTGGAAGAAGACCACCCACCAATGCAGCAGGCGGTGTCTCATGACCACGGATACCTGAAGGCCAGTCCGTCACTAAAGGCAGAAGCCACAGCGTGCAGAGTGTTCACCCCAAATGAGCAGTACAGTTCGGAAGACTCTCAGCAAGGGCATCACCAGCATTTACCTCAG GTGTCTGGCATTGTGGAAGAGAGTGCTGGGATTAGCATGGCTGGTAAAGAAGTTCCCTCTCGTGAAGACCATTCAACCCTGTTACACGAGCACATGAATCAAGAATTGCAGGGAGGCATA ATGGCTCAGGACTCTGGGAGTTCATCAACCCCATTGCCAGTGGTTGGTTGTGAGGTGGAATTCACACCTGATCAGCAGTACAAAGTTATGCGCTCTG CAGATTTGCCAGTCGTGTATGATCACAATAACCCGCCATCGAATATCCAGACTGTGTCAAGGATCATTGAAAGGGATGAATACAAAGTGCGCAAAAAGCCCAAAGGTCGAGCAAAATTCATCGGTCAGAGTAAG GTTGAAAAGGAAATGGCCTTGAAGCTAATTACAGAGATCAGGTCGTTGCCAGTGATGGCGCTAGACACACTTGAATGTAAGATATGTCACCCACCACGTCTCTTCACTGCCCCGTCCACCCTGTTGTCACACTACCGTAGTCATGCAG GTATCAGACCTTATGAATGCAGAATCTGTGAAGCAGTGTTTACCAGACAGCATTCCCTCAATTACCACATGCTGATTCACACAAATCAGACAAGGTTCACTTGCGTGGATTGTGGGAGAAAATTCCGTCATCCCTCGCACTTCAAGGAGCATCGTAGGCGGCATACTGGAGAATCACCTTACGAGTGCTCCGACTGTTTGATGAG ATTTAAAACCCGAAACACTTACAAACGACACTTGAGGACTCGGCATGGTAAGCTGTTGACGACCCAAGGAGCAATTATCATCCTCTCCCAAGAGGAAGCGGACCGCATGAAGAAGACTCAGGGGCGCAAACCTCGTAGACCGCGGCAGCCACTCCAGATTATTAGTCCAGAGGCAGCTGCACAGATGGAAGAGGAGCAGATATGGACAGATTTTGAAGAGGGAGAacgtgaagaagaggaagaggaggaggaggaagacgacgaggaggaagaggaggaggaagcatctcaattagaaaacacacacaaaaggaaggaAGTTCTTAAAGGAAATCCGTCAAATATATCAGCGTCAGGTTTAGTGTCTACTGTTGGAGTACAACAAATTGCCAATGGCAAAACGGGGCTGTTCATCAGACCCAAAAAAATTAGTGTAAGTAAAAGTAAGGGCAAAGCAAATGTTGAAAAGGTGAAGATTCCAGATCAGTCTGCAGAGATGAAggtagaaatacaaacaaatgaaGCCAGTtttgtggaagaggagagagtcgaGGAAGAAGTTGTAACAGAGGAAGTAAGCATGGATGATTTGCGTACATACGTCTTCCAGCCACCTCCAGAACATAACACTTTGCCGAAAGTGAATATCAGGTCAACTTGGAACACAATAAACATTGATTTAAAGGATCTGGAGAAAGCAACGGAAAATGTTGTAACAGAAACCATTCCTGAAAATGAGAGCGAGGTGGCAGGCTTTGAAAATAGCCAAATAATTGCCCAAGTGCCAGAGCAGGCCATGAACCAGGTCTCAGAGGAGTGCACTGATTTTACAAGTGATAATGTTTTACCAGAAGAAGTAATTACCATTTGTGCTGGAGAAGAAAATACTGGGGATGGTATTCCAACAGCAGGCAGTCAGACCAATGGTGGTACACAAGGAGGTAAGCCAGATTGGTTCACTGTTAAGAAACCATTGAAATGCTATGGTCGACCAAGCTACAGTATTTTAGAACCCAATTCAAATGTATTTTCAGTAGGTGGATCCACTTCTGGCGCAAACAGAGCAAATCCCCAGACCAGTCCCAGTGGCCGTTGGGTATACCTAGTGGAGTACATTCAGGGTCAAGATGGAAGGCTTGCAAAGGTGTACCGGGGAAGTGCATCTCTTGTTAATAGAAATAACCAGAATGTAGGCGTGGAAGTTCCTGCCAGTTCTAGTAGTAATGTGATGATGAGAGCACCTGTAAATAGAGATAATGCAAAAGTTACAGTTATGTCTAGCACTGTTACCAGCCCACCTCCTGCTGTTTGTATATCCAACTCTGTTGTGAAAACACCAGGTAAATTAGTGGTGCAAGCAGGAAACGGAGAGTATGGGAAGGCATCCAGCACTGCTGGTTCCTCCACTGTTCCTTCCCATGTTCTGTCCAAGCCTAATAACCAGAGTAATCATGGACAAGATGCCAATGATAGAGTGGTTATTAATAAGCAGGTTGTGAACAATGTTGTAGTCAACAATCACATTGTAAAGAATGGTAGTATAGTCAGTGTTAGTTGTGGAGAACATAGCCAGATGCCAGTCAGCTGTTGCCCACAGCCAGTTGTTTTAGCAGCAGGACCAGCATACTCAGGTTCAAGCTCAAGTGAAGACCATCTCAGGTCACAGGGTCACCAAATTTTGCCAACTCAGAATCTTGCAGGGAAATCACAAGATATGTTTGCCACAGGGACCAAGTGTCAAGAAGTTGCACATCACGCTGTTAATGGAAACCTAAAAGATCAAGTATTTGAAGGTCACTCAGTTGATCATCTTGTAACAGTTGATGATGGGGTTTTGCTAGAGAATGTCGAAATCATTGAAAGCATGGACCCAGGCACAGCTGTGAATGTAACCGTTACTGGAATAATTGAAAGTAATAGTATTGGTCGAGAAGAGTTGCCAGGGGAATACAATAAAGAATCACAAATGCAGGTACCAAGGAGGGCAGAGATGTCTCAATCATCAAGTGTCTCAAATACTTCGAGAGTTAAAGTGGAAGAAGTTAGGCATGGGGATTCCCCTTTGGTGGAAGCAGGTGGTGAATTGATGGATAATTTCCTGAATCAGCATTCAGCGAATCAGAGTGAGTGTGAGGTATCAAGCTCACCAGATCATAGAACATTGGCACAGTCAAGTAAAGTTTTAGATGCACCTCAGTCTTCATCTGAACAGGTGTCGTCCATTCATGGAATAAACAGTATTGCAACAATGTCTTCATCTGCTCTCATGCCTGCTGCTGTACAAATCTGA